The DNA segment CTCGTGGTGCGCAAGCTCGGGGTGCCGTTCCAACCCGAATTGGCGTTCGGAGCCATCGGCGAAGACGGCGTGCGGGTGCTCAACGACGACGTCGTGCGAGCGGTGCACCTCGACGACGCAGACATGGACGCCGTGGAACGCGAGCAGCGAAACGAATTGCAACGCCGGGCGGAACGGTTCCGCCGCGGGCGTGCTCGGATCTCCTTGACCGGACGGACCGCGGTGATCGTCGATGATGGCATCGCGACCGGCGCAACCGCCAAGGCGGCATGTCAGGTCGCCCGCGCGCATGGGGCGAGCAGGATCATCCTGGCCGTTCCCATTGGCCCACACGACATCGTGGCGAGGTTCGCCGGATACGTCGACGAGGTGGTGTGCCTGCAAAGCCCGGCATTCTTCTACGCCGTTGGGCAGGGTTACCGCAACTTCAGCCAGACCTCGGATGACGAGGTGGTCACGCTGCTGGATCGCGCCGGGGGCCTAACCGGCGCCGCGGCCATCGATGACGACGACCCGCCCGTGCACAACGAAGAAGTGCGGCTGCTCGCCGCCGGGGTGTTCCTGGCCGGGCAGCTGACCATCCCCGAGCACCCGAGAGGCATCGTGGTTTTCGCCCACGGCAGTGGAAGCGGCCGGCACAGTCCCCGCAATCGCTACGTCGCAGAAGTGTTGACCGGAGCCCGCCTTGCCACCCTGCTGTTCGACTTGCTCACGGCCGAAGAAGAACGCGACCGGGTCAACGTCTTCGACATCGAGCTGCTGGCCTGCCGACTGGTCGACGTGACCGGTTGGCTGGCCACCCGGCCCGACACCGCGTCGCTGCCGGTCGGCTACTTCGGCGCGAGCACGGGGGCGGGCGCGGCGCTGCTTGCGGCCACCGATCCACGAGTGGTGGTGCGGGCGGTGGTGTCCCGCGGCGGCCGGCCCGATCTCGCGGGTCGCTCGCTGACCAACGTCACGGCGCCCACCCTGCTGATTGTGGGCGGGCGCGACCGGGCGGTCCTTGAGCTGAATCGCCAAGCGCAGGCGGCGATGCCCGGGCAGTGCGAGCTCACCGTGGTGGCCGGGGCCACCCACCTGTTCGAGGAACCGGGCACGCTTGAACAGGTCGCCGCCTTGGCGTGCGACTGGTTCGTCCAGCATTTGAGCCGCGCGATCACCAGCCGCTAGGTCACGCGAGAGACGCTAAAGACCATGGCCGACAGAGCATCCGGACACCGAAGCGTCCCGCACACCGCGGATCTGCGGATCGAGGCGTGGGCACCCACCCGCGACGGATGCATCAGGCAAGCGGTGCTCGGCGCGGTAGAAAGCTTCCTGGACATCTCCGCGGCCACGGCGCAACGGACTCGCCGGCGCCGGATGGAGGCCCACAGCGACGACGATCTGCTGGCGGCCGCCCTGGAGGAGGTCATCTACCTGCTGGACACCACCGGAGAGGCCCCGGTCGACGTCAACCTGAGCGAGGCCGACGGCGGTGTCGACCTGACGCTGGCGATGGTGGATGCGGGCGCGCTGCCTCAGCTAGGGGCGGTGCCAAAGGCGGTGTCGCTCAATGAGCTTCACCTGGCGCATGATAAGCGTGGCTGGCGATGCTCGGTCACTCTCGACGTCTGATGGAGCAGCCACATGAAGCTGATCGAGGAGACTGAATACCGGTTCCGCATCGAACGAGAGGGCGCCATGCGGGTGCCCGGGATCGTGTACGCCTCCCGCGCACTGCTCCCCGGCGAACCCGGAGACAAGACGTTGACCCAGGTGGCGAACGTGGCGACGCTGCCGGGGATCGTCCGAGCGGCCTACGCGATGCCCGACGTGCACTGGGGGTACGGCTTTCCCATCGGCGGCGTCGCGGCCACCGATGTCGACAACGGCGGTGTCGTCTCCCCCGGCGGCGTCGGGTTTGACATCTCGTGCGGGGTGCGGCTGCTGGTCAGCCCCGAACTGGATCGTGACCGCCTGCGGCCACGGCTGCGCGCGGTGATGGACCACCTCGACCGCGCGATACCGCGCGGAGTGGGCACCAAGGGTGTGTGGCGGTTGCCCAATCGCGCTGCGTTGCAGCAGATCCTCACCGGCGGCGCCCGCTTCGCGGTGGAGCAAGGACACGGGGTCGCG comes from the Mycobacterium shinjukuense genome and includes:
- a CDS encoding phosphoribosyltransferase family protein translates to MRLFADRGDAGRQLARRLMDLYGQDVVVLGLPRGGVPVAFEVATALQAPLDVLVVRKLGVPFQPELAFGAIGEDGVRVLNDDVVRAVHLDDADMDAVEREQRNELQRRAERFRRGRARISLTGRTAVIVDDGIATGATAKAACQVARAHGASRIILAVPIGPHDIVARFAGYVDEVVCLQSPAFFYAVGQGYRNFSQTSDDEVVTLLDRAGGLTGAAAIDDDDPPVHNEEVRLLAAGVFLAGQLTIPEHPRGIVVFAHGSGSGRHSPRNRYVAEVLTGARLATLLFDLLTAEEERDRVNVFDIELLACRLVDVTGWLATRPDTASLPVGYFGASTGAGAALLAATDPRVVVRAVVSRGGRPDLAGRSLTNVTAPTLLIVGGRDRAVLELNRQAQAAMPGQCELTVVAGATHLFEEPGTLEQVAALACDWFVQHLSRAITSR
- a CDS encoding archease, producing the protein MADRASGHRSVPHTADLRIEAWAPTRDGCIRQAVLGAVESFLDISAATAQRTRRRRMEAHSDDDLLAAALEEVIYLLDTTGEAPVDVNLSEADGGVDLTLAMVDAGALPQLGAVPKAVSLNELHLAHDKRGWRCSVTLDV